In Hemicordylus capensis ecotype Gifberg chromosome 13, rHemCap1.1.pri, whole genome shotgun sequence, a single window of DNA contains:
- the IGSF6 gene encoding immunoglobulin superfamily member 6, whose product MEDYVAKNISIPCIFSTDGCPNSSPTVLWFRYLSNTHENLCTPICTKSSKFFTSSAPGNKHSLQINKANVEDSAIYICGVAFPESTPPTSKQAGEGTVLVIRATKTYSQEAHWIMAAVSSVLFLYLVAILVTAKFFSKPKCNHTETSDLKGTPNPCSQGRGREISRAIAEELRKKKDAAKRRQGFLAKFNPKR is encoded by the exons ATGGAAGATTATGTTGCAAAGAATATTTCTATTCCATGCATTTTTTCTACTGATGGATGTCCTAACTCCTCTCCTACGGTCCTATGGTTCCGATATCTTTCAAACACTCACGAAAATCTATGTACCCCTATATGCACAAAGAGCTCAAAATTCTTCACTTCCTCAGCACCGGGAAACAAGCATTCACTTCAAATCAACAAGGCCAACGTAGAGGACAGTGCAATTTACATTTGCGGGGTAGCATTTCCTGAGTCGACACCACCCACCTCCAAACAAGCAGGGGAAGGAACAGTGTTAGTGATAAGAG CGACCAAGACATACAGCCAAGAAGCTCACTGGATCATGGCAGCTGTCTCATCAGTGCTGTTCTTATACCTCGTGGCCATATTGGTAACTGCCAAGTTCTTCTCCAAG CCAAAATGCAACCACACAGAGACAAGCGACCTAAAAGGAACGCCCAACCCTTGC AGCCAAGGAAGAGGACGAGAGATCTCCAGAGCAATTGCAGAGGAGCTTCGTAAAAAGAAAGATGCTGCAAAACGCCGGCAG GGGTTCCTGGCTAAATTCAACCCAAAGAGATGA